In the genome of Myxococcus stipitatus, one region contains:
- a CDS encoding zinc ribbon domain-containing protein — translation MSCPHCGQPLPDARATACPVCGRDVKSAGFSGLPSAEEAADSARRTAEAAGHAVRTLLEDPRLRERLPGGSLPLLGSGLVASAVLLPILPVIGGGIGLPWSGVMLAGSVLLGAREWGAAGRPVPAPLEKLAHMASHPAFLPLFTALAFTFAFLSLSLGLVPLVWLGAAVVLGYVQWRVFQASAASAPELRPSPEATRLKRWVLAGAAVCALSMMFTWGSGMKLWTSLGGYGYQDRQVTEVDRSGRPTGYQYTESQYGWAPNLTQTTSFYATSGRSRSGAPLAVLALMSLALLAAVPRAREAVPSVLPFLLAGAVTVWGLLGLAAKPGPLLFLLGAAAIDVAWFRAHRAASAPESSPPEEQRPSGQS, via the coding sequence ATGTCGTGTCCGCACTGCGGTCAGCCACTTCCCGATGCCCGCGCCACCGCGTGTCCTGTCTGTGGCCGCGACGTGAAGTCCGCCGGTTTCAGCGGCCTCCCCTCCGCGGAGGAGGCCGCGGACTCCGCGCGCCGCACCGCCGAGGCCGCGGGCCATGCGGTGCGCACGCTCCTGGAAGACCCTCGGCTGCGAGAGCGCTTGCCGGGGGGCTCGCTGCCGCTGCTGGGCTCGGGTCTGGTCGCCTCGGCCGTGCTCCTGCCGATTCTCCCCGTCATCGGCGGCGGCATCGGCCTGCCGTGGTCCGGGGTGATGCTCGCGGGCAGCGTGCTGCTGGGGGCTCGTGAGTGGGGCGCCGCGGGCCGCCCCGTCCCCGCGCCGCTGGAGAAGCTGGCCCACATGGCCTCGCATCCCGCGTTCCTCCCGCTCTTCACGGCGCTGGCCTTCACCTTCGCCTTCCTGTCCTTGAGCCTCGGGCTGGTGCCGCTCGTCTGGCTCGGCGCCGCGGTGGTGCTGGGCTACGTGCAGTGGCGCGTGTTCCAGGCCTCGGCCGCGTCCGCTCCGGAGCTGCGGCCTTCACCGGAGGCCACGCGGCTGAAGCGCTGGGTGCTCGCGGGCGCGGCGGTGTGCGCGCTGTCGATGATGTTCACCTGGGGCTCGGGGATGAAGCTGTGGACGTCGCTGGGCGGCTACGGCTACCAGGACCGGCAGGTGACGGAGGTGGACCGCAGTGGCCGGCCCACGGGCTACCAGTACACGGAGAGCCAGTACGGCTGGGCGCCGAACCTCACCCAGACGACCAGCTTCTACGCGACGTCCGGCCGCAGCCGCTCCGGCGCGCCGCTCGCGGTGCTGGCCCTCATGTCGCTCGCGCTGCTGGCCGCGGTCCCTCGCGCCCGCGAGGCCGTGCCCTCGGTGCTGCCGTTCCTCCTGGCGGGGGCCGTCACCGTGTGGGGACTGCTGGGGCTCGCCGCGAAGCCGGGGCCGCTGCTGTTCCTCCTGGGCGCGGCGGCCATCGACGTGGCCTGGTTCCGCGCCCACCGCGCGGCGAGCGCGCCCGAGTCCTCGCCGCCGGAGGAGCAGCGCCCCTCCGGTCAGTCGTGA
- a CDS encoding M1 family metallopeptidase, whose product MAHPTEDKNFRLPTTVRPQRYAATLTLDLGAKSFTGQQTVEVEVSAPTREIILHAIALQVGEVTFRSGGTQLKPSSIRAVEVSETVVLGFDAPLPQGRATLEVAWKGPFTDGLRGMYLAGKVVATQFEAADARRVFPSFDEPAFKAKWALSVRVPQGLAVLGNGPVVKEEQDGVWNKVTFQETEVLSSYLVALVVGPLVGTPAQLVGGVPVRTWSLQEKGHLTRFGQDVALAVLPRLQDYFGLPYAFTKVDQVGIPDFEAGAMENAGLITYREVALLLDPATAPLSVQKRVAEVVTHELAHQWFGNWVTMVWWDDLWLNEAFATWMAFKIVDQWRPEWRMWLDFDAHRASALYLDALKSTHPIHGEVRNASEAGESFDAITYEKGGAVLRMIEGFLGEGPFREGIRLYMRKHARANAVKEDLWNALGEAARQPVEELATAWVGQSGFPLVTASVNGREVTLSQRRFYSEPGVESAEKWPVPMVLRYQDASGVREQRVLLRDKQAKVTLEGSGAVKWLCANAGSTGFYRVEYDKATLAGLATNLRALEPAERISLLADQWALVRSGRASVGDLLDLAARFSDEEDDSVLDELVGRLAYVEGRLVEGEDQVRLRAWVERLLGPGLKKLGWQAAAGESDAVKLRRAALVRAVGGLARGPDALAEARPRVARMLKGERDALEPNLLDASVAIVARAGDAALFDTFLQKLPSEPDPATQRRYLMALTAFEEPALAARAQDLLFSETVKTQDVASFVSGLLANRTGRDAWWARMRKQWKDVIARTGGAPMLLRRIVESLGMLRTREELEAVKALLKDHPINEAQQATAQTLERLAQDVELLERCGPEVSAWLKRQA is encoded by the coding sequence ATGGCGCACCCGACCGAAGACAAGAACTTCCGCCTCCCCACCACCGTTCGCCCCCAGCGCTACGCGGCCACGCTGACCCTGGACCTGGGAGCGAAGTCCTTCACCGGACAGCAGACGGTGGAGGTGGAGGTCTCCGCGCCCACGCGCGAAATCATCCTCCACGCCATCGCCCTGCAGGTCGGCGAGGTGACGTTCCGCTCGGGAGGCACGCAGCTCAAGCCGTCCTCCATCCGTGCGGTGGAAGTCAGCGAGACAGTGGTGCTCGGCTTCGATGCGCCCCTGCCCCAGGGCCGCGCCACGCTGGAGGTCGCATGGAAGGGCCCCTTCACGGACGGCCTGCGCGGCATGTACCTGGCGGGCAAGGTGGTGGCCACGCAGTTCGAGGCCGCCGACGCGCGCCGCGTCTTCCCCAGCTTCGATGAGCCCGCCTTCAAGGCGAAGTGGGCCCTGAGCGTGCGCGTGCCCCAGGGGCTCGCGGTGCTGGGCAACGGCCCCGTCGTGAAGGAGGAGCAGGACGGCGTCTGGAACAAGGTGACGTTCCAGGAGACGGAGGTGCTCAGCAGCTACCTGGTCGCGCTGGTGGTGGGCCCGCTGGTGGGCACGCCCGCGCAGCTCGTGGGCGGCGTGCCGGTGCGCACCTGGTCACTCCAGGAGAAGGGGCACCTGACGCGCTTTGGCCAGGACGTGGCGCTGGCCGTGCTCCCCAGGCTGCAGGACTACTTCGGCCTGCCATATGCCTTCACCAAGGTGGACCAGGTGGGCATCCCGGACTTCGAGGCGGGCGCCATGGAGAACGCCGGCCTGATTACCTACCGCGAGGTGGCGCTGCTGCTGGACCCGGCCACCGCGCCCCTGTCCGTGCAGAAGCGCGTGGCGGAGGTGGTGACACACGAGCTGGCGCACCAGTGGTTCGGCAACTGGGTCACCATGGTGTGGTGGGACGACCTCTGGCTCAACGAGGCCTTCGCCACGTGGATGGCGTTCAAGATTGTCGACCAGTGGCGCCCCGAGTGGCGCATGTGGCTGGACTTCGACGCGCACCGCGCCAGCGCGCTGTACCTGGACGCGCTCAAGTCCACGCACCCCATCCACGGAGAGGTGCGCAACGCGAGCGAGGCGGGCGAGAGCTTCGACGCGATTACGTACGAGAAGGGCGGCGCGGTGCTGCGCATGATCGAGGGCTTCCTCGGCGAGGGCCCCTTCCGTGAAGGCATCCGCCTCTACATGCGCAAGCACGCGCGCGCCAACGCGGTGAAGGAGGACTTGTGGAACGCGCTGGGCGAGGCCGCCCGGCAGCCCGTGGAGGAGCTGGCCACGGCGTGGGTGGGCCAGAGCGGCTTCCCCCTGGTGACGGCGAGCGTGAACGGGCGCGAGGTGACGCTGTCGCAGCGGCGCTTCTATTCCGAGCCCGGCGTGGAGAGCGCGGAGAAGTGGCCGGTGCCCATGGTGCTGCGCTACCAGGACGCCTCCGGCGTGCGCGAGCAGCGCGTGCTGCTGCGCGACAAGCAGGCGAAGGTGACGCTGGAGGGCTCCGGCGCGGTGAAGTGGCTGTGCGCCAACGCGGGCTCCACGGGCTTCTACCGGGTGGAGTACGACAAGGCGACGCTGGCGGGGCTGGCCACGAACCTGCGCGCGCTGGAGCCCGCGGAGCGCATCTCGCTGCTCGCGGACCAGTGGGCGCTGGTGCGCTCGGGGCGCGCGTCGGTGGGGGACCTGCTGGACCTGGCGGCCCGCTTCAGCGACGAGGAGGACGACTCCGTCCTGGACGAGCTGGTGGGGCGGCTGGCCTACGTCGAGGGCCGGCTGGTGGAGGGCGAGGACCAGGTGCGCCTGCGCGCGTGGGTGGAGCGGCTGTTGGGCCCGGGCCTGAAGAAGCTGGGCTGGCAGGCGGCGGCGGGTGAGTCGGACGCGGTGAAGCTGCGGCGCGCGGCGCTGGTGCGCGCGGTGGGTGGGCTGGCCCGCGGCCCGGACGCGCTCGCGGAGGCCCGTCCGCGCGTCGCGCGCATGCTCAAGGGAGAGCGTGACGCGCTGGAGCCGAACCTGCTGGATGCCTCGGTGGCCATCGTCGCGCGCGCCGGCGACGCGGCCCTGTTCGATACGTTCCTCCAGAAGCTGCCCTCCGAGCCGGACCCGGCCACGCAGCGCCGCTACCTCATGGCGCTCACCGCCTTCGAGGAGCCCGCGCTGGCCGCTCGCGCGCAGGACCTGCTCTTCTCCGAGACGGTGAAGACGCAGGACGTGGCCAGCTTCGTGTCGGGCCTGCTGGCCAACCGCACCGGGCGCGACGCGTGGTGGGCGCGGATGCGCAAGCAGTGGAAGGACGTCATCGCCCGCACGGGTGGCGCGCCCATGCTGCTGCGGCGAATCGTGGAGTCGCTGGGCATGCTGCGCACGCGCGAGGAGCTGGAGGCGGTGAAGGCCCTGTTGAAGGACCACCCCATCAACGAGGCGCAGCAGGCCACGGCGCAGACGCTGGAGCGGCTGGCGCAGGACGTGGAGCTGCTCGAGCGCTGCGGCCCCGAGGTCTCCGCGTGGCTCAAGCGCCAGGCCTGA
- a CDS encoding DUF2804 domain-containing protein translates to MTPEKDALLPLAPESVATTQGEPRFGTYQGELPEVDLPRLLGKWAPARTTRLLKRKRWHYTFTATQEVAALFAVVDLGYSSSAFAVAVDLGERKVLCDVSFLGAPGPMVSLGDKPGAGLNASFRTLGGKLAIRRGEEDERYQVQVDVSRVRTGSLNTFQWNGELLVAGGPPALTVIAPVPGDGLVNVTMKRNGLLSFGSLEAGGKRFRLDGGVGGIDYTQGYLARHTAWRWAFASGRLADGMPIGLNLVEGFNESATEANENALWLGDRLYPLARARFEYDAKNLMGPWKLTTADGAVDLRFQPFYVHREERNLRLVISHFAQPVGLFEGTVKVGSQTLQLSNLPGVTEYQDMLW, encoded by the coding sequence ATGACGCCCGAGAAAGATGCCCTCCTTCCCCTGGCGCCGGAGTCCGTGGCCACCACGCAAGGGGAGCCGCGCTTCGGTACCTACCAGGGCGAGCTGCCCGAGGTGGACCTCCCCAGACTGCTGGGGAAGTGGGCCCCGGCCCGGACCACGCGGCTGCTCAAGCGCAAGCGCTGGCACTACACCTTCACCGCCACGCAAGAGGTGGCGGCGCTCTTCGCGGTGGTGGACCTGGGGTACTCGTCCAGCGCCTTCGCCGTGGCCGTGGACCTGGGCGAGCGCAAGGTCCTGTGTGACGTGAGCTTCCTGGGCGCCCCGGGCCCCATGGTGTCCCTGGGCGACAAGCCCGGCGCGGGGCTCAACGCGTCCTTCCGCACGCTGGGCGGCAAGCTGGCCATCCGCCGGGGCGAGGAGGACGAGCGCTACCAGGTGCAGGTGGACGTCAGCCGCGTGCGCACCGGCAGCCTCAACACCTTCCAGTGGAACGGCGAGCTGCTCGTGGCGGGAGGTCCTCCGGCGCTGACGGTGATTGCGCCGGTGCCGGGAGACGGGCTCGTCAACGTCACGATGAAGCGCAACGGCCTCTTGTCCTTCGGCAGCCTGGAGGCGGGCGGCAAGCGCTTCCGGCTGGATGGAGGCGTGGGCGGCATCGACTACACGCAGGGCTATCTGGCGCGGCATACGGCCTGGCGCTGGGCCTTCGCCTCCGGGCGGCTGGCGGATGGAATGCCCATCGGCCTGAATCTCGTCGAGGGCTTCAACGAGAGCGCGACCGAGGCCAACGAGAACGCGCTCTGGCTGGGGGACCGGCTGTACCCGCTGGCGCGCGCGCGCTTCGAGTACGACGCGAAGAACCTGATGGGGCCGTGGAAGCTGACGACGGCGGACGGCGCGGTGGACCTGCGCTTCCAGCCCTTCTACGTCCACCGCGAGGAGCGCAACCTGCGCCTGGTCATCAGCCACTTCGCGCAGCCGGTGGGCCTCTTCGAGGGCACGGTGAAGGTGGGGAGCCAGACGCTCCAGCTCTCCAACCTGCCCGGCGTCACCGAGTACCAGGACATGCTCTGGTGA
- a CDS encoding DUF6986 family protein: MKTTLTPSSLSGARESLRRANTELAHAYPGESPRRQPVHVVYGGAHLFRAESARKLGDLALAAMKDYAPDSAELAHGLGLPQRGRFAQRVYERVQEKLKREPVEDYRIDFEDGYGHRPDAEEDTHAVAAAKEMARGLELGTLPPFTGIRVKSFTEELFERSSRTLDVFVTTLLEHSGGRLPPSFVVTLPKVSLPEQVAALARILEVLEQGHGLARGALGMELMVETPQALFNREGKMNLQALVSAGEGRCGAVHLGLYDYTAALNVSAHVQSMLHPACDFLRDFVQAALAGTGVQLSDGVTNVMPVPPHRKQGDEPLLPTQLRENSEAVQRVWQLTYRHIRHSLERGWYQGWDLHPAQLPVRYAAVYAFFLEGLDAATRRLKAFMEKAAQATLVGNVFDDAATGQGLLNFFLRGLSCGALTQDEVLATGLTVEELRTRSFRTILESRRART; encoded by the coding sequence ATGAAGACCACCCTGACGCCCTCCAGCCTCTCCGGCGCGCGTGAGTCCCTGCGGCGCGCCAACACCGAGCTCGCCCACGCGTACCCGGGCGAGTCGCCCCGCCGCCAGCCGGTGCATGTCGTCTATGGCGGGGCCCACCTCTTCCGCGCGGAGTCGGCGCGGAAGCTGGGGGACCTGGCGCTCGCGGCGATGAAGGACTACGCGCCGGACTCGGCGGAGCTGGCGCATGGCCTGGGCCTCCCCCAGCGAGGGCGCTTCGCCCAGCGCGTCTATGAGCGGGTGCAGGAGAAGCTCAAGCGCGAGCCGGTGGAGGACTACCGCATCGACTTCGAGGACGGCTACGGCCACCGCCCCGACGCGGAGGAGGACACCCACGCCGTCGCCGCCGCGAAGGAGATGGCGCGCGGGCTGGAGCTGGGCACGCTGCCGCCGTTCACCGGCATCCGGGTGAAGTCCTTCACGGAGGAGCTGTTCGAGCGCTCCTCCCGCACGCTGGACGTGTTCGTCACCACGTTGCTGGAGCACAGCGGTGGCAGGTTGCCGCCGTCCTTCGTCGTGACGCTGCCCAAGGTGTCCCTGCCCGAGCAGGTGGCGGCGCTCGCGCGCATCCTGGAGGTGCTGGAGCAGGGGCACGGGCTCGCGCGCGGGGCGCTGGGGATGGAGCTGATGGTGGAGACGCCCCAGGCCCTCTTCAATCGCGAGGGGAAGATGAACCTGCAGGCGCTGGTGTCCGCGGGCGAGGGCCGCTGCGGCGCCGTGCACCTGGGCTTGTATGACTACACCGCCGCGCTGAACGTCAGCGCGCATGTGCAGAGCATGTTGCACCCCGCCTGCGACTTCCTGCGCGACTTCGTGCAGGCGGCGCTCGCGGGCACGGGCGTGCAGCTGTCCGACGGCGTCACCAACGTGATGCCGGTGCCCCCGCATCGCAAGCAAGGCGATGAGCCGCTCCTGCCCACGCAGCTGCGGGAGAACAGCGAGGCGGTGCAGCGGGTGTGGCAGCTCACCTACCGGCACATCCGCCACTCGCTGGAGCGCGGCTGGTATCAAGGCTGGGACCTGCACCCCGCCCAGCTCCCCGTGCGCTACGCGGCGGTGTACGCCTTCTTCCTCGAGGGCCTGGACGCGGCCACCCGCCGGCTCAAGGCCTTCATGGAGAAGGCGGCCCAGGCCACGCTGGTGGGCAACGTGTTCGACGACGCGGCCACGGGCCAGGGACTGCTCAACTTCTTCCTGCGGGGCTTGAGCTGCGGCGCGCTCACCCAGGATGAGGTGCTGGCCACCGGCCTCACCGTGGAGGAGCTGCGGACGCGCTCCTTCCGCACCATCCTCGAGTCACGCCGCGCCCGCACGTAG
- a CDS encoding MASE1 domain-containing protein → MSLTLGRAGWERAVLLAVSFEALKVISAHFVFPPFSGAILWLPAGMTLAFLLRSPRSMWPTLLFAVFAVEVCSELAMGRPWGLAVTWAVGNMLRTWLGAALMSRWPGGDIRFRRVQDVTGLLFLGAAIGVLPSALLGALGATTWLGLVSFWREGLVWWLSDALGTVLVAPLVLTWWPGGRRSSPPRRRLESYVLLSLVFAVGVLVFQGDSPSGSAAVSTTLPYAAFPLVIAAALRLGARGAASASAVMSAVAVEYTRLGRGPFGELTVSVSERVLSVQVFLAVLSLSALTVAAVVSERRRAETAQRVLATVGAVLAESPDWRGALPRVTRLLVPEVAAGAAIWLRDGSGVVERVAAEGWTAEREAGLRGWFPPLPSETRSWEGAEGSGVLVPLRVRGAEVGALAMELGRGIRGRKEQVLAEDVARRCSMALENARLLEEARAAVAVREDFISVAAHELRTPLATLTLRVQGLMGLLVRRAGVDRFVMERLEAIAQQGRRLTRLVENVLDVSLFKTGGPELQREWVDLTGLVEEVLERYAGEAARSGSTLRMTVSGGRVRGWLDRGRVEQALSNLLANALKFGAGAEVDVALSQVGRRARVVVTDRGIGIPAEARERIFGPFERAVSSHEYGGLGLGLYLTRRIAEAHGGSIQVVSTEGAGSSFMLELPVEPGVSLQGADVDSLPRAGA, encoded by the coding sequence ATGTCACTCACGCTGGGGCGCGCCGGCTGGGAGCGCGCGGTACTGCTCGCGGTGTCCTTCGAGGCCCTGAAGGTCATCAGCGCCCACTTCGTGTTTCCACCGTTCAGCGGGGCCATCCTCTGGCTGCCCGCGGGGATGACGCTGGCGTTCCTGCTGCGCTCTCCGCGGAGCATGTGGCCCACGCTGCTGTTCGCCGTCTTCGCGGTGGAGGTGTGTTCCGAGCTGGCCATGGGCAGGCCCTGGGGGCTGGCGGTGACCTGGGCGGTGGGCAACATGCTGCGCACCTGGCTGGGGGCCGCGCTGATGTCGCGCTGGCCGGGGGGAGACATCCGCTTCCGTCGCGTGCAGGACGTCACGGGGCTGTTGTTCCTGGGGGCCGCCATCGGCGTGCTGCCGAGCGCGCTGCTGGGCGCGCTGGGCGCGACGACGTGGCTGGGCCTGGTGTCGTTCTGGCGCGAGGGCCTGGTCTGGTGGCTGAGCGACGCGCTGGGCACGGTGCTGGTGGCGCCGCTGGTGCTGACGTGGTGGCCTGGGGGCAGGCGGTCCTCTCCCCCGAGGCGGCGGCTGGAGTCGTATGTCTTGTTGTCGCTCGTGTTCGCGGTGGGGGTGCTCGTCTTCCAAGGGGACTCGCCGTCGGGCTCCGCGGCGGTCTCCACCACGCTGCCGTATGCGGCGTTTCCGTTGGTCATCGCCGCGGCGCTGCGGCTGGGGGCGCGCGGGGCGGCGAGTGCGTCCGCGGTGATGAGCGCGGTGGCGGTGGAGTACACGCGCCTGGGGCGAGGGCCCTTCGGTGAGCTGACGGTGTCGGTGTCCGAGCGGGTGTTGTCCGTGCAGGTGTTCCTCGCGGTGCTCAGCCTGTCCGCGCTGACGGTGGCGGCGGTGGTGTCGGAGCGGCGGCGCGCGGAGACGGCGCAGCGGGTGCTGGCGACGGTGGGCGCGGTGCTGGCCGAGTCGCCGGACTGGCGGGGGGCGTTGCCTCGGGTGACGCGGCTGCTGGTCCCCGAGGTGGCGGCGGGGGCGGCCATCTGGTTGCGCGATGGGAGCGGCGTGGTGGAGCGCGTGGCCGCGGAGGGGTGGACGGCCGAGCGCGAGGCGGGGCTGCGCGGGTGGTTTCCTCCGCTGCCGTCGGAGACCCGGTCGTGGGAGGGCGCGGAGGGCTCGGGGGTGCTGGTGCCCTTGCGCGTGCGAGGGGCGGAGGTGGGCGCGCTGGCGATGGAGCTGGGGCGGGGGATTCGGGGGCGCAAGGAGCAGGTGCTGGCGGAGGATGTGGCGCGGCGGTGCTCGATGGCGTTGGAGAACGCGCGGCTCCTGGAGGAGGCGCGTGCGGCCGTCGCGGTGCGCGAGGACTTCATCTCGGTGGCGGCGCATGAGCTGCGCACGCCGCTGGCGACGCTCACGTTGCGGGTGCAGGGCTTGATGGGGTTGTTGGTCCGGCGGGCCGGGGTGGACCGCTTCGTGATGGAGCGGCTGGAGGCCATCGCTCAGCAAGGGCGGCGGCTCACGCGGCTGGTGGAGAACGTGCTGGACGTCAGCCTGTTCAAGACCGGGGGGCCGGAGCTCCAGCGCGAGTGGGTGGACCTCACGGGGCTGGTGGAGGAGGTGCTGGAGCGCTACGCGGGCGAGGCGGCGCGCTCTGGCAGCACGCTGCGGATGACGGTGTCGGGAGGACGGGTGCGTGGGTGGTTGGACCGGGGGCGCGTGGAGCAGGCGCTCTCCAACCTGCTCGCGAACGCGCTCAAGTTCGGGGCGGGGGCGGAGGTGGACGTGGCGCTGAGCCAGGTGGGGCGGCGCGCGCGGGTGGTGGTGACGGACCGGGGCATCGGGATTCCGGCGGAGGCTCGGGAGCGCATCTTCGGTCCCTTCGAGCGGGCGGTCTCCTCGCACGAGTATGGGGGCTTGGGATTGGGGCTGTACCTCACCCGGCGCATCGCCGAGGCGCATGGGGGCTCCATCCAGGTGGTGAGCACGGAGGGGGCGGGGTCTTCCTTCATGCTGGAGCTTCCGGTGGAGCCGGGGGTGTCGCTCCAGGGGGCGGATGTGGACTCGCTGCCGCGGGCTGGCGCTTGA
- a CDS encoding ABC transporter permease — protein sequence MRRQVGTVFRKEMRDHLRDKRSLLTVMMLPVLGPLMTLLTLQMVASMMRRDQPVELAVVGREHAPSLMAFLERQGAILKEAPQNYEERVRDGALDMVLVVPEDYGRDFSQGHTAEVRLVADSSRRAALMPVQRARRLLEAYSGQVGSQRLYARGVSPELAMAVRVADADLATPAQSAAQWLNMVPLFLVMVTFAGGLQLASDALAGERERGSLEPLLLNPAPRGVVVLGKWAATVVMSVFATVVTMMGFVLALKRAPLEDLGVTVHPDAAFIGVMLVTVLPLTLAASAAQMWVSTYARSFKEAQLYLNLLMMVPMAPGVVLSLMPMKSELWMFAVPVLGQELLAGEVLRGEMLRPLPFLLASASSVAVALVALRAVTRLLGDERIVFGRS from the coding sequence ATGAGACGCCAGGTCGGTACGGTCTTTCGCAAGGAGATGCGGGACCATCTGCGCGACAAGCGCTCGCTGCTCACCGTCATGATGCTGCCGGTGCTGGGGCCCTTGATGACGCTCCTGACGCTGCAGATGGTGGCGTCCATGATGCGCAGGGACCAGCCGGTGGAGCTGGCCGTGGTGGGGCGCGAGCATGCGCCCAGCCTGATGGCCTTCCTGGAGCGGCAGGGGGCGATTCTCAAGGAGGCCCCCCAGAACTACGAGGAGCGCGTCCGCGACGGCGCGCTCGACATGGTGCTGGTGGTGCCCGAGGACTACGGCCGCGACTTCTCCCAGGGACACACGGCGGAGGTGCGCCTGGTGGCGGACAGCTCGCGGCGCGCGGCCCTCATGCCCGTGCAGCGGGCCCGCAGGCTCCTGGAGGCGTACTCGGGACAGGTGGGGAGCCAGCGGCTGTACGCGCGCGGCGTCTCGCCGGAGCTCGCCATGGCCGTGCGCGTGGCGGACGCGGACCTGGCCACCCCCGCCCAGAGCGCGGCGCAGTGGCTCAACATGGTGCCGCTGTTCCTGGTGATGGTCACCTTCGCCGGGGGCCTCCAGCTCGCGAGTGACGCGCTGGCGGGAGAGCGCGAGCGCGGCTCGCTGGAGCCCCTGCTGCTCAACCCCGCGCCCAGGGGCGTGGTGGTGCTGGGCAAGTGGGCGGCCACCGTCGTCATGTCGGTGTTCGCGACGGTGGTGACGATGATGGGCTTCGTCCTGGCCCTCAAGCGCGCGCCGCTGGAGGACCTGGGCGTGACGGTCCACCCGGATGCGGCCTTCATCGGCGTGATGCTCGTCACGGTGCTCCCGCTGACGCTGGCGGCCTCGGCGGCCCAGATGTGGGTGTCCACCTACGCACGCTCCTTCAAGGAGGCGCAGCTCTACCTGAACCTCCTGATGATGGTGCCCATGGCGCCGGGCGTCGTGCTGTCGCTCATGCCGATGAAGTCGGAGCTGTGGATGTTCGCGGTGCCGGTGCTGGGACAGGAGTTGCTGGCGGGCGAGGTGCTGCGCGGCGAGATGCTCCGGCCGCTGCCCTTCCTCCTCGCCTCGGCGTCCAGTGTCGCGGTGGCGCTGGTGGCGCTGCGCGCCGTCACCCGGCTGCTGGGCGACGAGCGCATCGTCTTCGGCCGGAGCTGA
- a CDS encoding ATP-binding cassette domain-containing protein, protein MIRATNLHKRFGKVTAVEDVSFTAEDGMITGLLGPNGAGKTTTLRMLYTLVRPDGGSATVDGVDVVTRPEDVRRALGVLPDARGLYPRLTAREHARYYGELHGLSGAALDKRVDELVDLLDMKDIADRRVEGFSQGERVKVALARALVHGPRNVLLDEPTNGLDVMSTRAVRTLLRRLRDEGRCVVFSSHVMQEVAALCERIVVVARGRVVADGTPDALRASTGKDNLEEAFVATIGSEQGLTS, encoded by the coding sequence ATGATTCGAGCGACGAACCTGCACAAGCGCTTCGGGAAGGTGACGGCCGTGGAGGATGTGTCCTTCACCGCCGAGGACGGGATGATCACGGGCCTGCTGGGCCCCAACGGCGCGGGCAAGACGACGACGCTGCGCATGCTCTACACGCTGGTGCGTCCGGATGGCGGCTCGGCGACGGTGGATGGCGTGGACGTGGTGACTCGCCCCGAGGACGTGCGGCGCGCGCTGGGCGTCCTGCCGGATGCGCGCGGCCTGTACCCTCGGCTCACGGCTCGTGAGCACGCGCGCTACTACGGCGAGCTGCACGGGCTGTCCGGCGCGGCGCTCGACAAGCGCGTGGACGAGCTGGTGGACCTGTTGGACATGAAGGACATCGCGGACCGGCGCGTGGAGGGCTTCAGCCAGGGCGAGCGCGTGAAGGTGGCGCTGGCGCGGGCGCTGGTGCATGGACCTCGCAATGTCCTGCTGGACGAGCCCACCAACGGGCTGGATGTGATGAGCACTCGCGCGGTGCGCACGCTGCTGCGGCGGCTGCGGGACGAGGGGCGCTGTGTCGTCTTCTCCAGCCACGTCATGCAGGAGGTGGCGGCGCTGTGTGAGCGCATCGTCGTCGTGGCGCGCGGGCGGGTGGTGGCGGATGGGACGCCGGACGCGCTGCGTGCGAGCACCGGCAAGGACAACCTGGAAGAAGCCTTCGTCGCGACCATCGGCAGTGAGCAGGGGTTGACGTCATGA
- the mtgA gene encoding monofunctional biosynthetic peptidoglycan transglycosylase, which yields MSTLDGRPEPSAVVPPPRRKAWRFKVLLAGVVLLLGFGVYEYATLPEATAFERENPKSTALMEQRAEEAREAGKKVRRRQHWVSLGAVSKTAVASVLVSEDAGFYGHEGLDTTEVRRALEEAWEKGRLGRGASTITQQLAKNLWLSTDRSLFRKVKELVLARRLEDALTKKRILTLYLNVIEWGNGVYGIEAGAREHFGVSASQLSIGQGAILAAMLPAPRKRSPSSGSRALWKRAHWIVDQLESVGRISNAEASDARGDIDRLLGRTPAASAEAAEEDGGDDT from the coding sequence ATGTCGACCCTGGATGGACGCCCCGAGCCGTCTGCTGTCGTGCCGCCGCCGCGCCGCAAGGCGTGGCGTTTCAAGGTGCTGCTGGCGGGGGTGGTGCTGCTGCTCGGCTTCGGTGTGTACGAGTACGCCACGCTGCCGGAGGCGACGGCCTTCGAGCGGGAGAATCCGAAGTCGACGGCGCTGATGGAGCAGCGTGCCGAGGAGGCACGCGAGGCGGGCAAGAAGGTCCGGCGACGGCAGCACTGGGTGTCGTTGGGAGCGGTCTCGAAGACCGCGGTGGCGTCCGTGTTGGTGTCGGAGGACGCGGGCTTCTACGGGCACGAGGGGTTGGACACGACGGAGGTGCGCCGGGCGCTGGAGGAGGCGTGGGAGAAGGGGAGGCTGGGGCGAGGGGCTTCGACCATCACCCAGCAGCTCGCGAAGAACCTCTGGTTGTCGACGGACCGGAGCTTGTTCCGCAAGGTGAAGGAGCTGGTGCTGGCGCGCAGGTTGGAGGACGCGCTCACGAAGAAGCGCATCCTCACGCTGTATCTCAACGTCATCGAGTGGGGGAACGGCGTCTACGGAATCGAGGCGGGGGCGCGCGAGCACTTCGGGGTGTCCGCGTCGCAGCTCTCCATCGGGCAGGGGGCCATCCTCGCGGCGATGCTGCCGGCGCCTCGGAAGCGCTCACCGTCCTCGGGCTCTCGGGCGCTGTGGAAGCGGGCCCACTGGATTGTGGACCAGCTCGAGTCGGTGGGGCGCATCTCCAACGCGGAGGCCAGCGACGCGCGAG